One part of the Sebastes fasciatus isolate fSebFas1 chromosome 8, fSebFas1.pri, whole genome shotgun sequence genome encodes these proteins:
- the cacna1fb gene encoding calcium channel, voltage-dependent, L type, alpha 1F subunit isoform X3, with the protein MTRTDTLHSTTSSTGTQRRRGQHAKKQVQGSNQVQRAPRALYCLKLNNPIRRAALSIVEWKPFDIFILLAIFANCVALGVSKPFPEDDSNSTNHDLEQVEYVFLIIFTIETFLKILAYGLVMHPSSYIRNGWNLLDFVIVIVGLFSVVLETMTHKSGEVATTHHVPGKPGGLDVKALRAFRVLRPLRLVSGVPSLQIVLNSIMKAMVPLLHIALLVLFVIIIYAIIGLELFIGRMHRTCYYKSAETYAEDDPVPCAFAGNGRQCNVNGTECRGRWDGPNGGITNFDNFFFAMLTVFQCITMEGWTDVLYWMNDAIGFELPWVYFVSLVIFGSFFVLNLVLGVLSGEFSKEREKAKARGDFQKLREKQQMEEDLCGYMDWITQAEDMDELDEDGNPRPSLGDLSDKKRASLPASETASENTENIDEEHTNCCQACCSRMMKISCCRTLRRWNRVCRRNCRTAVKSVTFYWLVLLLVFLNTSLSASEHYNQPDWLTQAQDIANKVLLSLFTVEMLLKMYSLGLAHYFVAFFNRFDCFVVCGGIVETILVELGIMPPLGISVLRCVRLLRIFKVTRHWTALSNLVASLLNSMKSIASLLLLLFLFLIIFALLGMQLFGGKFNFDETQTKRSTFDAFPQALLTCFQILTGEDWNMVMYDGIMAYGGPVFPGMIVCVYFVILFICGNYILLNVFLAIAVDNLAGGDGDKKTDKKTEGPKEEVVGEGKAEEEEEEEEEEEEEEEEEEEEVKVDIDEDTEYEEEEELPEGEDDGGAQLKMADLAPPKEKVLPIPEGSAFFCLSKTNPIRRACHTLIHHHIFTNLILVFIILSSCSLAAEDPIRAHSFRNNILGYADYAFTSIFTVEILFKMMVHGAFLHQGSFCRNWFNLLDLLVVSVSLVSFFLHSSAISVVKILRVLRVLRPLRAINRAKGLKHVVQCVFVAIKTIGNIMIVTTLLQFMFACIGVQLFKGKFYRCTDEAKHTPEQCKGTFVVYKDGDVSHPMVRERIWLNSDFNFDNVLMGMMALFTVSTFEGWPALLYKAIDANGENTGPIYNYRVEISIFFIVYIIIIAFFMMNIFVGFVIITFREQGEQEYKNCELDKNQRQCVEYALKAQPLKLYIPKNPVQYKFWSIINSTGFEYVMFVLILLNTVTLAVQHYEQSKTFSHIMDILNMVFTGLFTVEMLLKLLALRLRHYFVDAWNSFDALIVVGSVVDIVVTEFSSGEDSSRVSITFFRLFRVMRLVKLLSKGEGIRTLLWTFIKSLQALPYVALLIALIFFIYAVVGMQTFGKVAMQDLTQINRNNNFQTFPQAVLLLFRCATGEAWQEIMLASLPGKRCDPESDYEPGEEFSCGSNFAIVYFISFFMLCAFLIINLFVAVIMDNFDYLTRDWSILGPHHLDEFKRIWSEYDPEAKGRIKHLDVVALLRRIQPPLGFGKLCPHRVACKRLVAMNMPLNADGMVTFNATLFALVRTALKIKTEGNPDQVNEELRVIIKKIWKRMKPKLLDEVIPPHEEEEVTVGKFYATFLIQDYFRKFRKRKEQGDLDGEADATNPSAIQLCKAGLKTLQDLGPEMRLALNEDLDDEDEALMEDDELDEDVAYQGDGFAPEKDRRGSILTTPTGPGGVVGDGGVSNGGLVHRVGSLTKMPNGNEHEEHLRRGDNTRSSITHHHHRRPSVKNGVLEHAHKRPSYHKHPRRDSRDRYWRNGDMEAYGEQGYYSREEDNDSISSRDRHYPDEPPLYRDHYDGHYTNSSYGNGYSEARRTTRRRLLPATPTGRKPSFNIQCLRRQGSSDDLPIPGTYHPTSPPRRTSTQQKFSSYESRHSSGNSSVASSASWANPCPRRGRLLYAPLILVEEEGSPPWGGGGGGGGGGVGGGGGEGKKGGAGRGVNLTGAAPRPAWYGGPAGTSAPPPYRAYTTLRVPSQLGAQLTEKRGSADSLVEAVLISEGLGLYARDPKFVAFAKREIADACHMTVDEMESAASDLLGTGSHAFLGNTVAADPAALYSDEEPIRTGRDEDELADEMTCVTSF; encoded by the exons gAACAAGTGGAGTACGTCTTCCTCATCATCTTCACCATAGAGACCTTCCTGAAGATCTTGGCCTACGGTCTGGTGATGCACCCCAGCTCCTACATCCGCAACGGCTGGAACCTGCTCGACttcgtcatcgtcatcgtcgG GTTGTTCAGCGTCGTCTTGGAGACGATGACTCACAAATCTGGCGAGGTGGCGACCACTCATCACGTGCCGGGGAAACCTGGAGGTCTGGACGTCAAAGCTCTGAGAGCCTTCAGAGTCCTGAGGCCCCTCAGACTGGTTTCTGGAGTCCCCA gtCTGCAGATCGTGTTGAACTCCATCATGAAGGCGATGGTTCCTCTGCTCCACATCGCTCTGCTGGTTCTCTTCGTCATCATCATCTACGCCATCATCGGTCTGGAGCTCTTCATCGGACGCATGCACCGGACCTGCTACTACAAATCAGCAG AAACTTACGCGGAGGACGACCCGGTGCCGTGTGCGTTCGCTGGTAACGGCCGTCAGTGCAACGTTAACGGTACCGAGTGTCGGGGGCGATGGGACGGCCCCAACGGAGGAATCACCAACTTTGACAACTTCTTCTTCGCCATGTTGACGGTGTTCCAGTGCATCACGATGGAGGGGTGGACCGACGTCCTCTACTGG ATGAATGACGCCATCGGCTTTGAGCTGCCGTGGGTTTACTTCGTCAGTCTGGTGATCTTTGGCTCCTTCTTCGTTCTCAACCTGGTTCTGGGAGTCCTCAGCGG AGAGTTCAGTAAGGAGAGGGAGAAGGCGAAGGCTCGGGGAGACTTCCAGAAGCTGAGGGAGAAGCAGCAGATGGAGGAGGACCTGTGTGGCTACATGGACTGGATCACTCAGGCTGAGGACATGGACGAGCTGGACGAGGACGGAAACCCAC GTCCGTCTCTGGGAGATCTATCCGATAAGAAGAGAG CGAGTCTTCCTGCCAGTGAAACGGCGTCTGAAAACACCGAAAACATCGACGAGGAACACACCAACTGCTGCCAGGCCTgctg CTCTCGGATGATGAAGATCAGCTGCTG tcGGACGCTGCGGCGCTGGAACCGAGTCTGTCGCAGGAACTGTCGCACCGCTGTCAAATCGGTGACCTTCTATTGGCTGGTTCTGCTGCTCGTCTTCCTCAACACCTCCCTCAGCGCCTCCGAGCACTACAACCAACCTGATTGGCTGACACAAGCCCAAG acATCGCCAACAAGGTGCTGCTGTCTCTGTTCACCGTGGAGATGCTGCTGAAGATGTACAGTCTGGGTCTGGCTCACTACTTCGTGGCGTTCTTTAACCGCTTCGACTGCTTCGTGGTGTGCGGCGGCATCGTGGAGACCATCCTGGTGGAGCTGGGCATCATGCCACCGCTGGGCATCTCCGTGCTGCGCTGCGTCCGCCTGCTGAGGATCTTCAAGGTGACACG CCATTGGACGGCTCTGTCCAATCTGGTGGCGTCCCTGCTGAACTCCATGAAGTCCATCGCCTCCCTGCtgctcctgctcttcctcttcctcatcatctTCGCTCTGCTCGGCATGCAGCTCTTCGGAGGGAAGTTCAACTTCGACGAGACGCAGACCAAACGCAGCACCTTCGACGCCTTCCCCCAGGCGCTGCTCACCTGCTTCCAG ATCCTGACCGGCGAGGACTGGAACATGGTGATGTATGATGGCATCATGGCGTACGGCGGCCCCGTGTTTCCAGGGATGATCGTGTGCGTTTACTTCGTCATCCTCTTCATCTGTGGTAACT ACATCCTGCTGAACGTCTTCTTGGCCATCGCTGTGGACAACCTggcaggaggagacggagacAAGAAGACAGA TAAGAAGACAGAAGGACCGAAGGAGGAGGTTGTAGGAGAAGGAAAggcagaagaggaagaagaagaagaagaagaagaagaagaagaagaagaagaagaagaagaagaagtgaag GTGGACATCGATGAAGACACCGAgtacgaggaggaagaggagctccCTGAAGGAGAAGACG ATGGAGGAGCCCAGTTAAAGATGGCCGACCTGGCTCCTCCTAAGGAGAAGGTTCTTCCTATCCCAGAAGGCAGTGCGTTCTTCTGCCTCAGCAAGACAAACCC tatCCGTAGGGCTTGTCACACTCTGATCCACCACCACATCTTCACCAACCTCATCCTCGTCTTCATCATCCTCAGCAGCTGCTCATTGGCTGCCGAGGATCCAATCAGAGCCCACTCATTCAGGAACAAC aTTCTGGGTTATGCGGACTACGCATTCACCTCCATTTTCACTGTGGAGATTCTGTTTAAG ATGATGGTCCACGGAGCGTTCCTCCATCAGGGCTCTTTCTGCAGAAACTGGTTCAACTTGTTGGATCTGCTGGTCGTCAGCGTCTCACTGGTCTCCTTCTTCCTTCA ctcCAGTGCCATCTCGGTGGTGAAGATCCTCCGAGTCCTCCGGGTGCTCCGACCTCTGAGGGCCATCAACAGAGCCAAAGGACTGAAG catgtggtccagtgtgtgtttgtggccatCAAGACGATCGGAAACATCATGATTGTCACGACGCTGCTGCAGTTCATGTTCGCCTGCATTGGAGTCCAACTTTTCAAG GGTAAATTCTATCGCTGCACAGACGAAGCCAAACACACTCCTGAACAGTGCAA aggGACCTTCGTGGTGTATAAAGACGGCGATGTGAGCCACCCGATGGTCAGAGAGAGGATCTGGCTGAACAGTGACTTTAACTTTGATAACGTGCTGATGGGGATGATGGCGCTCTTCACCGTCTCCACCTTCGAGGGCTGGCCCGC GCTGCTGTATAAAGCCATCGACGCTAACGGGGAGAACACTGGTCCCATCTACAACTACCGGGTGGAGATCTCCATCTTCTTCATCgtctacatcatcatcatcgcctTCTTCATGATGAACATCTTTGTGGGTTTCGTCATCATCACCttcagagagcagggagagcaGGAGTACAAGAACTGTGAGCTGGACAAGAACCAG CGTCAGTGTGTGGAGTACGCTCTGAAGGCTCAGCCACTGAAACTTTACATCCCAAAGAATCCGGTTCAGTATAAGTTCTGGTCCATCATCAACTCGACAGGATTCGAGTACGTCATGTTCGTCCTCATCCTGCTCAACACCGTCACTCTGGCTGTCCAg CACTATGAACAGTCTAAGACCTTCAGCCACATCATGGACATCCTCAACATGGTGTTTACTGGACTCTTCACTGTGGAGATGCTGCTGAAGCTGCTCGCTCTCAGACTCAGG CATTACTTTGTGGACGCCTGGAACTCGTTTGACGCTCTGATTGTGGTCGGCAGCGTCGTCGACATTGTGGTCACTGAGTTCAGT agtggGGAGGACAGCTCTCGGGTGTCGATCACCTTCTTCCGTCTGTTTCGAGTGATGCGATTGGTCAAGCTGCTGAGTAAAGGGGAGGGGATTCGTACGCTGCTGTGGACCTTCATCAAATCACTGCAG GCTTTGCCGTACGTCGCTCTGCTCATCGCCTTGATCTTCTTCATCTACGCCGTCGTCGGGATGCAG acgTTTGGGAAGGTAGCGATGCAGGATCTCACTCAGATCAACAGAAACAACAACTTCCAGACGTTTCCTCAAGctgttctcctcctcttcag GTGTGCTACAGGTGAGGCGTGGCAGGAGATCATGTTGGCCAGTCTTCCAGGTAAACGCTGTGACCCTGAGTCTGACTACGAACCAGGAGAAGAGTTCAGCTGCGGCAGCAACTTCGCCATCGTTTACTTCATCAGCTTCTTCATGCTGTGTGCCTTCCTg ATCATTAACCTGTTTGTCGCCGTCATCATGGACAACTTTGACTATCTGACACGTGATTGGTCGATTCTGGGACCGCATCATCTGGACGAGTTCAAGAGGATCTGGTCTGAATATGATCCAGAGGCCAA GGGTCGTATTAAACACCTGGACGTTGTGGCTCTGCTCAGGAGGATTCAGCCTCCTCTTGGTTTTGGGAAACTCTGTCCTCACAGAGTGGCCTGTAAG cgTCTCGTAGCGATGAACATGCCTCTGAATGCTGACGGGATGGTGACCTTTAACGCCACGCTCTTCGCTCTGGTTCGAACCGCCCTCAAGATCAAGACTGAAG GTAACCCTGACCAGGTGAACGAAGAGCTGAGGGTCATCATCAAGAAGATCTGGAAGAGGATGAAACCAAAACTACTGGATGAAGTTATACCACCACATGAAG AGGAGGAAGTGACCGTCGGGAAGTTTTACGCGACCTTCCTGATTCAGGATTACTTCAGGAAGTTCAGGAAGAGGAAAGAGCAGGGAGATCTGGATGGAGAGGCCGACGCCACCAACCCGTCTGCTATACAg ctgtgtaAAGCCGGTCTGAAGACTCTGCAGGATCTGGGTCCAGAGATGCGCCTGGCTCTGAACGAGGACCTGGATGACGAGGATGAGGCCTTGATGGAGGACGATGAGTTGGACGAGGACGTCGCATATCAG GGAGACGGGTTCGCACCAGAGAAAGATCGACGAGGCTCCATACTAACCACGCCCACTG GTCCTGGCGGTGTTGTTGGGGACGGCGGCGTGTCTAACGGAGGTCTGGTCCACCGGGTCGGTTCTCTCACCAAGATGCCCAACGGCAACGAACACGAAGAACATCTTCGCCGTGGAGACAACACAAGGTCATCCATCACTCATCACCATCACCGCCGCCCGTCAGTGAAGAATGGCGTGCTGGAACACGCCCACAAGAGGCCGTCATATCACAAACATCCACG GAGGGACTCCAGGGACAGGTACTGGAGGAACGGAGACATGGAGGCGTACGGAGAGCAGGGTTACTacagcagagaagaagacaaCGACAGCATCAGCTCCAGAGACAg ACATTACCCCGACGAGCCTCCTCTGTACAGAGACCACTACGATGGCCACTACACCAACAGTAGCTATGGTAACGGATACAGCGAGGCCAGGAGGACAACCCGGAGACGCCTACTTCCTGCCACGCCCACAG GTCGGAAGCCGTCATTTAACATCCAGTGTCTGAGGAGGCAGGGCAGCAGTGACGACCTGCCGATCCCCGGCACGTACCACCCCACCTCACCGCCACGCCGCACAAgcacacag cagaAGTTCAGCAGTTATGAGTCACGTCACTCGTCCGGTAATTCTTCGGTGGCCTCCTCGGCGTCCTGGGCAAACCCCTGTCCTCGCCGTGGTCGCCTCCTCTACGCTCCTCTCATcctggtggaggaggaaggcAGCCCACCGTGGGGGGGAGGAggcggagggggaggaggaggagtaggaggaggaggaggagagggaaagaagggaggagcaggaagag GTGTCAATTTGACAGGTGCAGCACCCAGACCGGCCTGGTACGGTGGCCCTGCAGGGACATCAG ctcctcctccgTACAGAGCGTACACCACCCTCAGAGTTCCCTCGCAGCTCGGTGCTCAGCTGACCGAGAAACGAGGATCAGCCGACAGTCTAGTGGAGGCG GTTCTGATCTCGGAGGGTCTCGGCCTTTACGCTCGTGATCCGAAGTTTGTGGCATTCGCGAAGCGGGAGATTGCCGACGCGTGTCACATGACGGTGGATGAGATGGAGTCGGCCGCCAGCGACCTACTCGGCACAGGGAGCCATGCTTTCCTCGGCAACACTGTTGCTGCTGACCCCGCCGCACTCTACAGCGACGAGGAGCCGATCAGGACGGGCCGCGACGAGGACGAGCTGGCCGACGAGATGACCTGTGTGACATCATTCTGA